From Jiangella mangrovi:
GTCGACGGTCAGGTTGGCGCCGTCGCGGTACGCGCGGCCCGCCTTGCCGGGCATCCGCACCGGCAACAGCGCCCGCCGCTTCCCGGCCGCCCGCAGGTACGAGCGCATCAGCTCGCCCATCGGCTCGATCCGCGGGCCGGCGAGGTCGGGCACCAGGCCGGCCGGCTCGCCGAGGGTCAGCTCGGTCAGCCGGGCGGCCACGTCGCGCGCGTCGACGGGCTGGAACCGCAGGCCGCCGGGGACCGGCACCACGGGGAGCTTCGCCATCGCCGTCGCCGTCTTCAACACGAGGTCGTGGAACTGGGCGGCGCGCAGGACGGTCCACGGCACGCCCGCGCCGGTCACGGCCTCCTCGGCGGCCAGCTTCATGCGGAACCAGGCGATCGGCACCCGGTCGGCGCCGATCGCCGAGATGTGCACGAGGTGCTTCACGCCGGCCCGGGCGGCGGCCGCGGCGAGCGCCGTCGTCGCCTCGGCGTCGCCCTTGGGTCCGCCGGCGAGGTGCAGGACGACCTCGACGCCACCGAGCGCGGCGTCGAGGTGGCGTGCGGCGTCGGGGCCGCGGAGATCGGCCGCGACGTGCTCGACGGCGTCGGCTGCGGGTTCGCGCGGGGTGCGGCTGAGCATGCGGACGGTCCGGCCGGCCGCGACCAGCCGTGGCACGATGAGACGTCCGAGGGTGCCGGTGCCGCCGGTGACGAGAAGAGGTGTGGTCATACTCGGCTGACCCGCGGAGACGGAGGAATGTGACCGGATGAGCGAAGAAGTTTTCGAGCATCACCGGTCACACCTGCGCGCCGTCGCCTACCGCATGCTGGGGTCGCTCAGCGAGGCTGACGACGCTGTCCAGGAGACCTGGCTGCGCTACCAGCGCACCGACACCTCCGACGTCGAGAACCTCGCGGGCTGGCTGACGACGGTGGTCAGCCGCGTCTGCCTCAACCTGCTGCGGGCGCG
This genomic window contains:
- a CDS encoding SDR family oxidoreductase; its protein translation is MTTPLLVTGGTGTLGRLIVPRLVAAGRTVRMLSRTPREPAADAVEHVAADLRGPDAARHLDAALGGVEVVLHLAGGPKGDAEATTALAAAAARAGVKHLVHISAIGADRVPIAWFRMKLAAEEAVTGAGVPWTVLRAAQFHDLVLKTATAMAKLPVVPVPGGLRFQPVDARDVAARLTELTLGEPAGLVPDLAGPRIEPMGELMRSYLRAAGKRRALLPVRMPGKAGRAYRDGANLTVDGADLGTRTWEEFLAERLG